Proteins co-encoded in one Saprospira grandis genomic window:
- a CDS encoding RNA 2'-phosphotransferase, which yields MNRRLVKTSKFLSLILRHRPELLGLSLEAGGWLDVEQLLAAAKAHNKELDRELLEEVVCKNNKKRFAFNAEKTKIRASQGHSVDIELGYTAQAPPEILYHGTAQRFLDNILKEGLLKMNRHQVHLSADISTAENVGRRHGKLVLLVVQAQKMQAAGYTFYQSANGVWLTDTVPPEYLQLWAGGPSA from the coding sequence ATGAATAGAAGATTAGTAAAAACCTCTAAGTTCCTAAGTTTAATTCTGCGTCATCGTCCCGAGCTATTGGGGCTAAGCCTAGAAGCTGGCGGCTGGCTCGATGTGGAGCAGCTTTTAGCAGCGGCCAAGGCCCATAATAAGGAATTAGATAGGGAGTTGCTGGAAGAAGTGGTCTGCAAAAATAACAAAAAGCGCTTTGCTTTTAATGCAGAAAAAACCAAGATTCGAGCCAGTCAGGGACATTCTGTAGACATCGAGTTGGGATATACGGCCCAAGCGCCCCCAGAAATTCTTTATCATGGCACGGCCCAGCGTTTTTTAGACAACATTTTAAAAGAGGGCTTGTTAAAAATGAATCGGCATCAGGTCCATTTATCGGCAGATATTTCTACTGCTGAAAATGTGGGCCGTCGGCATGGCAAATTGGTCCTTTTGGTGGTGCAGGCCCAAAAGATGCAGGCCGCGGGCTATACCTTCTACCAATCGGCCAATGGCGTTTGGCTGACCGATACCGTTCCGCCAGAATACCTGCAGCTATGGGCAGGCGGCCCTTCGGCCTAG
- a CDS encoding toxin-antitoxin system YwqK family antitoxin, with protein MRLTIMFCLACLFCMSSVEAQKKRPKYNQINADGQRIGYWIIKGKDGKPLAKGRYNENGEKEGRWRFYISPIGRYADEPDVVGQYENGVKNGRWELVDSRTKVKMKGKFTNDSMNGVWIIYNHLDDKLAAGKYLNGIRQDEWLLFKDDRLMAKGRYTDGQKTGRWQYDYYIDKGNVHIKGEFDFGQERASGKMEYYKVDRHPRFGTEELLVGTGSFLNGLREGRWIEYKRGLNGGELVATGYYDGEGRRTGLWKTTLDAEPFRQETFNDGKRQGVFKTYYDDGTPKYSTAYEDGLELGFFTSYYESGEVKAKGAHTILKDQKDMDTLFYKIELPYEYKFKLVDQDFERLNYNAIQWIDKVDYSVSADSLEERWQEYLSYGLAKEFRIQKLTPRKQYSVRIGEYVQYHINGKEHIKGKYLPKLIIEYNPLTGRKERGYAKTGEWVENDPVGYLRFKYFFKDGVLVRMENNKGRKIDPYTFKELED; from the coding sequence ATGCGATTAACCATCATGTTCTGCCTCGCCTGCCTTTTCTGTATGAGCAGTGTAGAGGCCCAAAAAAAACGGCCCAAATACAACCAAATCAATGCCGATGGCCAAAGAATTGGCTACTGGATTATCAAGGGAAAAGATGGGAAACCACTGGCCAAAGGCCGCTATAACGAAAATGGCGAAAAAGAAGGCCGCTGGCGCTTTTATATCTCTCCAATTGGCCGATATGCCGATGAACCCGATGTGGTGGGCCAATATGAAAATGGCGTAAAAAATGGCCGCTGGGAACTAGTAGACTCCCGAACAAAGGTCAAAATGAAAGGCAAATTTACCAACGACAGCATGAATGGCGTCTGGATTATCTATAACCACTTAGACGATAAACTAGCGGCCGGTAAATACCTCAATGGCATCCGACAAGACGAATGGTTGCTGTTTAAGGATGACCGCCTGATGGCCAAAGGCCGCTATACCGATGGCCAAAAAACGGGCCGCTGGCAATATGACTATTATATTGATAAGGGAAATGTCCACATTAAAGGAGAATTTGACTTTGGCCAAGAACGGGCCAGCGGAAAAATGGAATACTATAAGGTGGACCGACACCCCCGTTTTGGAACCGAAGAATTGCTGGTGGGAACGGGCTCCTTTCTCAATGGCCTGCGTGAAGGCCGCTGGATTGAATACAAAAGAGGCCTCAATGGGGGCGAACTAGTGGCCACTGGCTACTATGATGGCGAAGGCCGAAGAACCGGCCTTTGGAAAACTACTTTGGATGCCGAACCCTTCCGGCAAGAAACCTTTAATGACGGTAAGCGCCAAGGGGTCTTTAAGACTTACTATGATGATGGCACGCCAAAATATAGTACGGCCTATGAAGATGGCCTAGAACTGGGCTTTTTTACTAGCTATTATGAAAGTGGAGAAGTTAAGGCCAAGGGCGCACATACGATTCTGAAGGACCAAAAAGATATGGATACCCTCTTTTATAAAATTGAGCTTCCTTATGAATATAAATTCAAATTGGTGGACCAAGATTTTGAGCGCCTGAATTATAACGCCATCCAATGGATTGACAAAGTAGATTATTCGGTTTCTGCCGATAGTTTGGAAGAACGCTGGCAAGAGTACCTCAGCTATGGCTTGGCCAAGGAATTCCGCATCCAAAAGCTAACTCCTCGCAAACAGTATAGCGTTCGGATTGGGGAGTATGTGCAATACCATATCAACGGCAAAGAACATATTAAGGGGAAATACCTGCCCAAACTCATCATTGAGTACAATCCTTTGACGGGCCGCAAAGAACGTGGCTATGCCAAAACTGGCGAATGGGTAGAGAATGACCCTGTGGGTTATCTGCGTTTTAAATACTTTTTCAAAGATGGGGTTTTGGTCCGTATGGAAAATAATAAGGGCCGAAAAATCGACCCTTATACCTTTAAGGAATTAGAAGACTAA
- a CDS encoding aminotransferase class IV, translated as MNNRGFKYGDGVFESIRLGPKGAPLLPWHEQRLRRSLDQLGILAPEDFQLASFIRLGETYRLRLSCWRAGGGLYTPEENGLAYAVEEQPLQAAAFPWPKKGLYLGVYEGQPIAAGGLSFLKSLSAQTYVMAAKYRQEAGFDDCILLNAWGRVVESVAANIWIRKGERWATPALSEGPVAGVFRAYLLDVFRQEGVAVEEKALSIADCLAADEIWLTNAVQGISWVREFLGQSYACSWAERWQPRVNARLWGE; from the coding sequence ATGAATAACAGAGGGTTTAAGTATGGAGATGGGGTATTTGAGAGCATTCGGCTAGGGCCCAAGGGGGCCCCTTTATTGCCTTGGCATGAGCAGCGGCTGCGCCGCAGTTTGGACCAATTGGGCATTTTGGCCCCAGAGGATTTTCAATTAGCCTCCTTTATTCGTTTGGGCGAAACTTACCGCCTTCGGCTGAGCTGCTGGCGGGCAGGAGGCGGCCTCTATACACCAGAAGAGAACGGTTTGGCCTATGCGGTAGAGGAGCAGCCGCTGCAAGCGGCTGCTTTTCCCTGGCCCAAAAAGGGGCTGTATCTGGGCGTTTATGAAGGGCAGCCCATAGCGGCGGGTGGCCTATCTTTTCTAAAATCATTGAGTGCTCAGACCTATGTGATGGCGGCTAAATATAGGCAGGAGGCGGGTTTTGATGACTGTATTTTACTGAATGCTTGGGGCCGTGTAGTAGAGAGCGTAGCGGCCAATATCTGGATTCGGAAAGGCGAGCGATGGGCCACGCCAGCGCTTTCGGAAGGGCCAGTGGCGGGGGTGTTTCGGGCCTATTTGTTGGATGTATTTAGGCAGGAGGGGGTTGCTGTAGAGGAAAAAGCTCTCAGTATAGCGGATTGTCTGGCCGCGGATGAAATTTGGTTAACCAATGCGGTGCAGGGGATCAGTTGGGTGCGGGAGTTTTTGGGCCAGAGTTATGCTTGTTCTTGGGCGGAGCGTTGGCAGCCTAGAGTGAATGCTCGGCTTTGGGGGGAATAG
- the rlmH gene encoding 23S rRNA (pseudouridine(1915)-N(3))-methyltransferase RlmH: MKLEFWMVGNTAFNYLKEGMDIYEKRLKHFVPFESRIIPDIKGAKNMREAQIKQKEGEKILAKLEQGDFLMLLDERGKQFDSLAFSAKLEQQFQLSHKRIIYLIGGAYGFSDEVYARANGRWSLSKLTFSHQMVRLFVLEQLYRAISIQRGLPYHHA, encoded by the coding sequence ATGAAACTAGAATTTTGGATGGTTGGGAACACCGCCTTCAACTACCTCAAAGAGGGAATGGATATTTATGAAAAGCGCCTCAAGCATTTTGTTCCCTTCGAGAGCCGCATTATTCCCGATATTAAGGGGGCCAAAAATATGCGAGAGGCCCAAATTAAACAGAAGGAGGGCGAAAAGATTTTGGCCAAACTAGAGCAGGGCGATTTCCTGATGCTGCTGGATGAGCGAGGCAAGCAGTTTGACTCTCTGGCTTTTTCTGCTAAGTTAGAGCAGCAGTTTCAATTGAGCCACAAACGCATCATTTATCTGATTGGTGGGGCCTACGGCTTTTCCGATGAGGTTTATGCCCGCGCCAATGGCCGCTGGAGCCTCTCCAAACTCACTTTTTCGCATCAAATGGTCCGCCTTTTTGTGCTCGAACAACTCTATCGGGCCATTAGCATCCAAAGGGGCTTGCCCTATCATCACGCTTAA
- a CDS encoding ATP-binding protein yields MLSKFTVSNFKNFKEPFIFSLEDARNYNFNASAVKEGVVQNAIVYGYNGVGKSNLGLALFDIVGHLTDKHTDAENSYGESSYLNAYNKTRAATFKYEFLFGRQRVIYSYEKKSFRLLLKEQLIINDQIVAEIDRSQGTIARIELAGAESLNKELNNPNLSLLKYIQTNANLIDSLENRILAEFFDFVNKMLFYRSLSRNLYLGYENGVWDIETDIIKKGKLKDFELFLNEKANLDCRLEAVSTFDKIIIAFDFDGVHIPFYDIASTGTQALALFYAWSLRLRSEQPVSFLFIDEFDAFYHHELSRAIVELLKESEVQFVLTTHNTSIMTNDLLRPDCYFLMWPNKIQSLAASTAKELREAHNIEKMYKAGAFYE; encoded by the coding sequence ATGCTAAGCAAATTTACGGTCTCTAATTTTAAGAACTTTAAGGAGCCTTTTATCTTTTCCTTAGAAGATGCAAGGAACTACAACTTTAATGCTTCTGCAGTAAAAGAGGGAGTAGTACAAAATGCCATTGTTTATGGATACAATGGAGTGGGCAAATCAAATTTAGGTTTGGCTCTTTTTGATATTGTTGGGCATTTGACGGATAAGCACACAGATGCGGAAAACTCTTATGGAGAGAGCAGTTATCTAAATGCATACAATAAAACTCGAGCGGCGACTTTCAAGTATGAATTTTTGTTTGGTCGGCAGCGAGTTATTTATTCCTATGAAAAGAAGAGCTTTCGGTTACTTTTGAAAGAGCAACTTATCATCAATGATCAAATTGTGGCCGAAATAGATCGTAGCCAAGGGACTATAGCGAGAATTGAACTAGCTGGAGCCGAAAGTTTAAACAAAGAGTTGAATAACCCCAACTTATCGTTATTAAAGTATATTCAGACGAATGCAAACTTAATTGATAGTTTAGAGAATCGGATATTGGCCGAGTTTTTTGACTTTGTAAATAAAATGCTCTTTTATCGGTCCTTATCTAGAAACCTCTATTTAGGCTATGAAAATGGGGTTTGGGACATTGAAACAGATATTATAAAGAAGGGGAAGTTAAAAGACTTTGAGTTATTTTTAAATGAGAAGGCTAATTTAGATTGTCGATTGGAGGCCGTAAGTACTTTTGATAAAATAATTATTGCCTTTGATTTTGACGGAGTTCATATTCCCTTCTACGATATTGCATCTACGGGAACGCAAGCACTAGCACTTTTTTATGCCTGGAGTCTTCGTTTGCGTTCTGAGCAGCCCGTTTCTTTTTTATTCATAGATGAATTTGATGCCTTTTATCATCATGAGTTGTCTCGAGCAATTGTAGAACTGCTTAAAGAGTCTGAAGTTCAGTTTGTGCTAACTACCCATAATACCTCTATCATGACGAATGACTTACTGCGTCCTGATTGTTATTTTTTGATGTGGCCCAATAAGATACAATCATTAGCTGCGAGTACGGCAAAAGAGTTGAGAGAGGCGCATAACATTGAAAAAATGTATAAAGCAGGAGCCTTTTATGAGTAG
- a CDS encoding UbiA family prenyltransferase — MNKQISFNQLFFAFSREVELLWKFTKTDLLVSVVSASIFMLVALFSAASVNLQSLAYFGLGLCYFIFYIYPFDISNQLEAIEEDRLNKPFRPLPSGLINEQGAYFRYYLGTAIYLILGAFLGVFYWSLLWVIVTYMLNLRGWDKNWITKNFVSMGLGTAAQLGAAWQIIGPFSNSAIIWISLISFWVALTSCTQDFRDVEGDRKTGRKTLPILVGDKKARIITMSFWAIMSLSVGIVYFQLQEGLFWLDLALILPALATHLYIMYRLWFLRSPKADGKTYLIQCLLYCYLLLLSVYIFL, encoded by the coding sequence ATGAACAAACAAATCTCATTTAACCAGTTATTTTTTGCTTTTTCTAGGGAAGTAGAACTCCTCTGGAAATTTACAAAAACCGACCTTTTGGTCTCGGTGGTATCGGCTAGTATTTTTATGCTAGTGGCGCTTTTTTCGGCCGCTTCGGTTAATCTTCAGAGCCTGGCTTATTTTGGCCTAGGACTTTGCTACTTTATTTTTTACATATATCCTTTTGATATTAGTAATCAGTTGGAGGCCATAGAAGAAGACAGACTCAACAAGCCTTTTCGGCCCTTGCCTTCTGGCCTAATTAACGAGCAAGGCGCTTATTTTCGCTATTATTTAGGCACGGCCATTTACCTAATTTTAGGCGCCTTTTTGGGCGTATTTTATTGGTCGCTGCTTTGGGTAATTGTTACCTATATGCTCAATTTGCGCGGCTGGGATAAAAACTGGATCACAAAAAATTTTGTCTCTATGGGCTTGGGCACTGCTGCTCAGCTAGGCGCCGCCTGGCAAATTATTGGTCCATTTAGCAACTCGGCTATTATTTGGATCAGCTTAATTTCTTTTTGGGTGGCCCTGACTTCTTGCACCCAAGATTTTAGAGATGTAGAAGGCGACCGCAAAACGGGCCGCAAAACCCTCCCTATCTTAGTGGGCGATAAAAAGGCCAGAATCATTACGATGAGCTTTTGGGCCATTATGTCGCTTAGTGTTGGAATCGTCTATTTTCAGTTGCAAGAGGGACTATTTTGGCTAGATCTTGCTTTAATCTTGCCTGCATTAGCTACGCATCTATATATTATGTACCGCCTTTGGTTTTTGCGCAGCCCCAAAGCAGACGGCAAAACTTACCTCATCCAATGCCTCCTCTATTGCTACCTTTTGTTGCTATCTGTCTATATTTTTCTGTAG
- a CDS encoding exonuclease SbcCD subunit D C-terminal domain-containing protein: MKVLHTADWHLGHKLFNQTREEEHAAVLQQIIDLIIAEEVELLLIAGDIFDQHLPPNYAQAQYYNFLKALQQTSCHTVVVVAGNHDSFNFLDSSKLLLDSFNIKVLANLPETLEEQLIEVRNPQGELQAYVAAVPFLRERELRQGQMLPYEERIKALRLAIRQHYADLAALLADKTALNIPLITTGHLYVDQGQRDGRSDYIHIGQADLFPAQDFPALFDYVALGHLHRPQKLGEQGRICYSGSILPMDFNEINYAQSVQLLEFEGRKLVQNKMKPLKLLRRLIFYKGDEQKIRAKLEKLPAQGEKVSDLLKLELEVPQFLPALEQEFRKILKGKAAELISMQQKSELNSREKAAKGPEKDLAELSPEGLFDLYLQEKGTDPKASQALQKSFGELLSWMQEQDRD; the protein is encoded by the coding sequence ATGAAAGTACTACATACCGCCGATTGGCATTTGGGCCATAAATTATTCAACCAAACTAGAGAAGAGGAACATGCGGCTGTTCTTCAGCAGATTATAGACCTTATTATTGCCGAAGAAGTGGAGCTGCTCCTTATTGCCGGCGATATTTTTGACCAACACCTGCCGCCCAATTATGCGCAGGCACAGTATTATAATTTCCTCAAAGCCCTACAACAGACCTCTTGTCATACGGTAGTGGTGGTGGCGGGCAATCACGATTCCTTTAATTTTTTGGATAGTAGCAAACTGCTGCTGGATAGCTTTAATATAAAGGTATTGGCCAATTTGCCCGAAACCTTAGAAGAACAGCTCATTGAGGTCCGAAATCCCCAGGGCGAACTACAAGCTTATGTAGCGGCCGTCCCCTTTTTGCGAGAAAGAGAGCTCCGACAAGGCCAAATGCTACCCTATGAAGAGCGAATTAAGGCGCTCCGTTTGGCCATCCGACAGCATTATGCAGATTTAGCCGCTCTGCTAGCCGATAAAACAGCACTGAATATTCCGCTAATTACTACGGGGCATTTATATGTGGACCAAGGGCAGCGAGATGGCCGTAGTGATTATATCCATATTGGTCAGGCCGACCTTTTTCCCGCCCAAGATTTTCCCGCCCTTTTTGATTATGTGGCCCTAGGGCATTTGCACCGCCCACAAAAATTAGGGGAGCAGGGGCGGATCTGTTATTCGGGCTCTATCTTGCCCATGGATTTCAATGAAATCAATTATGCTCAATCTGTGCAGTTGCTGGAGTTTGAGGGCCGAAAGTTGGTCCAAAATAAAATGAAACCCTTAAAGCTGCTTCGGCGTTTAATCTTTTATAAGGGCGATGAGCAAAAAATTAGGGCCAAACTGGAAAAACTGCCCGCTCAAGGCGAAAAAGTAAGTGATTTACTCAAGCTAGAACTAGAAGTGCCACAGTTTTTACCCGCTCTAGAACAAGAGTTTCGCAAAATACTGAAAGGCAAAGCCGCCGAGCTAATTTCTATGCAGCAAAAGTCGGAGCTCAATAGCCGGGAAAAGGCGGCTAAAGGTCCAGAAAAAGACCTAGCAGAATTGAGCCCAGAAGGACTATTCGACCTTTACCTGCAAGAAAAAGGAACTGATCCCAAAGCTAGCCAAGCGCTACAAAAAAGCTTTGGGGAGTTGCTCTCTTGGATGCAAGAACAAGATCGAGATTAA
- the rpoN gene encoding RNA polymerase factor sigma-54: MLKQQQSQKMMQKLSPQQIQLMKLLQVPTDMLEQRVQQELEGNPALEIDEHQNEEEEKEDPLEEEYLIGNEESEKKEEEEELNDPDFEDYLEEYLGDDVASYKLEVNNYSPDQEEKTIPAAVESSFQEQLERQLGMRELTESEELIARQIMGSLDDDGYLRREPIALADDLLFAENVRFSEAEILRVLEEVIHQFEPAGIGARDLRECLLLQLDRKLQSEEVQQYYDEKEMKSLKLAHRIIKDYFEPFSKKHYKKLIRQLNIFREDLKEATDEILKLNPKPGSVYASSSKIKKYVVPDFIIENKNGELDLRLNSRNAPELRINREYKNMLEAYSASKKDKKQREAIMFVKQKIDAARWFIDAIRQRQDTMFRTMYTIMNYQEDFFLTGDEKRLRPMILKDIAEITGLDISTISRVANSKYVQTEFGTKRLKSFFSESLQTQSGEEVSTLEVKKILTEIIEAENKRKPLSDEKLKTALQDKGYNIARRTVAKYREQLNIPVARLRKEI; this comes from the coding sequence ATGCTCAAGCAACAGCAATCTCAGAAGATGATGCAAAAGCTATCGCCTCAGCAAATTCAGCTGATGAAGCTTTTGCAAGTGCCCACCGATATGCTAGAACAGCGGGTCCAACAGGAACTAGAAGGTAACCCTGCTCTAGAAATTGATGAGCACCAAAATGAGGAAGAAGAAAAAGAAGACCCCTTAGAGGAGGAATATTTGATTGGAAATGAGGAATCGGAGAAAAAAGAGGAAGAAGAAGAGCTCAATGACCCCGATTTTGAGGATTATTTGGAAGAATATTTAGGCGATGATGTTGCTTCTTATAAATTAGAGGTCAATAATTACTCGCCCGACCAAGAAGAAAAGACCATTCCCGCTGCTGTAGAATCTAGTTTTCAGGAACAGCTAGAGCGGCAGTTGGGCATGCGAGAACTGACGGAATCGGAGGAATTGATTGCGCGGCAGATTATGGGCAGCTTGGATGATGATGGTTATTTGCGGAGAGAGCCTATTGCCTTGGCCGACGACCTATTATTTGCCGAAAATGTTCGTTTTAGCGAGGCTGAAATCCTACGTGTTTTGGAGGAGGTGATTCATCAGTTTGAGCCCGCTGGAATTGGCGCTAGAGATTTGCGGGAATGTTTGCTTTTGCAATTGGACCGCAAACTACAGTCTGAAGAAGTGCAGCAATACTATGATGAAAAGGAAATGAAGAGCCTCAAATTGGCCCATCGAATTATCAAAGACTACTTTGAGCCCTTTTCTAAAAAGCACTACAAGAAGCTGATTCGCCAACTCAATATTTTTAGAGAGGACCTCAAAGAGGCGACCGATGAAATTTTGAAACTCAACCCCAAGCCCGGTAGCGTTTACGCTTCTTCTTCTAAGATTAAGAAATATGTAGTGCCCGACTTTATTATTGAGAACAAAAACGGAGAGCTAGACCTGCGCTTGAACAGCCGCAATGCTCCTGAACTTCGGATCAATCGGGAATATAAAAACATGTTGGAGGCCTATAGCGCCAGCAAGAAAGACAAAAAACAGCGAGAAGCCATCATGTTTGTCAAGCAAAAAATTGATGCCGCTCGTTGGTTTATTGATGCCATTCGTCAGCGTCAGGACACCATGTTTAGGACCATGTACACCATCATGAACTATCAGGAAGACTTCTTTTTGACGGGAGATGAGAAGCGCTTGCGGCCCATGATTCTAAAAGACATTGCCGAAATTACGGGCCTAGATATCTCGACCATTTCGCGGGTGGCCAACAGCAAATACGTACAAACTGAATTTGGGACCAAGCGGCTCAAGAGCTTTTTCTCAGAGTCTTTGCAGACCCAATCTGGAGAGGAGGTCTCTACCTTAGAGGTCAAGAAAATTTTGACCGAAATCATTGAGGCAGAGAACAAGCGCAAGCCCCTTTCTGATGAGAAACTGAAAACGGCCTTACAAGATAAGGGCTATAATATTGCTCGAAGAACGGTAGCCAAATACCGAGAGCAGTTGAATATTCCGGTGGCTCGTTTGCGTAAAGAAATTTAA
- a CDS encoding DUF2452 domain-containing protein — protein sequence MKEEKKEKEFINPIDPDKIAENPHLLPYAHTVGGAVIKPMDKGRTKGLSVQAMQEQTKMQLSQIEEQIKLLAMQAKKLQDRVSVSEMIYGADMNFKPLINHIYHLYQRENGEAVLSMVGPDEWGWAGHKFHRFLATVKLLADHTWEILKEADPEEE from the coding sequence ATGAAAGAAGAGAAAAAGGAAAAAGAGTTCATCAACCCGATTGATCCCGATAAAATTGCAGAAAATCCGCACCTTTTGCCTTATGCGCATACGGTGGGGGGCGCTGTGATCAAGCCGATGGACAAGGGGCGGACCAAGGGGCTGTCTGTGCAGGCCATGCAGGAGCAAACCAAGATGCAGCTGTCTCAGATTGAGGAGCAGATCAAGCTCTTGGCCATGCAAGCCAAAAAATTGCAGGATCGGGTCTCGGTTTCGGAGATGATTTATGGGGCCGATATGAACTTTAAGCCTTTAATTAACCACATTTATCACCTCTATCAGCGAGAGAATGGGGAGGCTGTATTGTCTATGGTGGGTCCCGATGAATGGGGCTGGGCCGGGCATAAGTTTCACCGCTTTTTGGCTACCGTAAAGCTATTGGCAGACCATACTTGGGAGATTTTGAAAGAGGCCGATCCAGAAGAAGAATAA
- a CDS encoding DUF5672 family protein, with product MKTAIVCIPIYREQPTDNELLALRQAVRVLGKQPFSFIAAEGFDAAPYLAHAPKATVEYFEPAYFASVKGYNRLMLRADFYRRFQAYDYLLIYQLDAFVFRDELAHWMAQDYDYIGAPWIEAPPSPVDKRPLFNLANMMKGQVGNGGFSLRKVERFIQAAKQWGGLLRATGKNEDFLWACVLPYFMKFKRPKEAEALRFAFELSPAKAYAQNGEQLPFGCHAWEKYEPEFWAPFIQAEKDKL from the coding sequence ATGAAAACTGCCATTGTTTGCATTCCGATTTATCGGGAGCAACCCACAGATAATGAACTGCTTGCCCTTCGGCAGGCTGTTCGTGTTTTGGGCAAGCAGCCCTTTAGTTTTATTGCGGCAGAGGGCTTTGATGCGGCCCCTTATTTGGCCCATGCGCCCAAGGCTACAGTAGAATATTTTGAGCCTGCTTATTTTGCTTCGGTAAAAGGCTATAATCGCTTGATGCTGAGGGCCGATTTTTACCGCCGTTTTCAAGCTTATGACTATTTGTTGATTTATCAGCTAGATGCCTTTGTTTTTCGCGATGAATTGGCCCATTGGATGGCCCAAGATTATGACTATATTGGGGCGCCTTGGATAGAGGCCCCGCCTAGCCCTGTAGACAAACGCCCACTATTTAATTTGGCCAATATGATGAAGGGGCAGGTAGGTAATGGGGGCTTTTCGCTCCGAAAAGTTGAGCGTTTTATTCAGGCGGCCAAGCAATGGGGCGGCCTTTTGCGGGCCACGGGCAAAAATGAAGATTTTCTCTGGGCCTGTGTGCTACCTTATTTCATGAAATTTAAGCGGCCCAAAGAAGCCGAAGCCCTGCGCTTCGCCTTTGAGCTTTCTCCAGCAAAAGCCTATGCCCAAAATGGGGAGCAATTGCCTTTTGGTTGCCATGCTTGGGAAAAATATGAGCCCGAATTTTGGGCCCCTTTTATTCAGGCCGAAAAAGATAAGTTATGA
- a CDS encoding rhomboid family intramembrane serine protease has product MNSLLLLDNLFSQTPVNLAILVITVIISLQAFQKREIYAQLIFNPAVIANRKEWYRFFSSGLIHADGMHLGLNMFVLYQFGGQVEQVFTLVFGNIWGHILYLLLYVSALAASSFYSFEKHKDNYGYNALGASGAVSAVLLAYVLFAPTSTLLLFLIIPTPAIVAALGYLAYSHYMSKNGNDNIGHDAHFWGAVWGIFFTLAFDFAWTGGAIAQNFYYELANWF; this is encoded by the coding sequence ATGAATAGCTTACTTTTATTAGATAATTTGTTTAGTCAGACGCCCGTAAATCTGGCCATTTTGGTCATTACGGTCATCATTTCTCTCCAAGCTTTTCAGAAGCGGGAGATTTATGCGCAGCTCATTTTTAATCCGGCGGTCATTGCCAACCGCAAGGAGTGGTACCGCTTTTTTAGCTCGGGCCTCATCCATGCCGATGGGATGCATCTGGGCCTCAATATGTTCGTCCTTTATCAGTTTGGGGGACAGGTGGAGCAGGTTTTTACCCTTGTTTTTGGCAATATTTGGGGCCATATTCTCTATCTTTTGCTCTATGTTTCGGCCCTAGCGGCCTCTTCTTTTTATAGCTTTGAGAAGCATAAGGACAACTATGGCTACAATGCGCTGGGGGCCTCTGGGGCGGTTTCGGCGGTCTTGTTGGCCTATGTACTTTTTGCGCCCACCAGCACGCTTTTGCTCTTTTTGATTATTCCCACTCCCGCCATTGTGGCCGCTTTGGGCTATTTGGCCTACTCGCATTATATGAGCAAAAATGGCAATGACAATATTGGGCATGATGCTCACTTTTGGGGGGCTGTTTGGGGCATTTTCTTTACCTTAGCCTTTGATTTTGCTTGGACGGGAGGCGCCATTGCTCAGAATTTTTATTACGAATTAGCCAATTGGTTTTAG